One segment of Candidatus Angelobacter sp. DNA contains the following:
- a CDS encoding FG-GAP-like repeat-containing protein, with product MKPSGTDHSERRVPAYFFIALAGALFALFFVFWFRRQSSGGDEFARLMNTGKGYYEQGEAARAIDAFQKAVALQPTHPDALLNLANACLLADQGENAVQFAQQVLGIDPQSAAACYVAGCANLRLRKFEEAVRFLQQAKDIDRKVNAVSFQLGRAQMELGHFEDAAREFSEIVQFEPDYPSANFFLGQALLRLGRQEEAKQALDRHQQLISGKPNPPANAATFERCVYTQMRVPFQLEQPERRGVKVVFEDATQNAFGGTAKNFHGPVGVLDINHRGANDLFVGEGDGGFRVLLNTNGTFQPQGEPTTGKPGSRYTRCLVGDVNNDRYDDVLVLGESGLRLFKFATNGVATDVTQFSRLNDSPAVDGALVDLDFTGKLDLLLITPGDRKVRVLRNLGASSGSPYFKDITATSGVPASVTGVAQLVVDDWNNDDVMDLLVARDAQPPLVLTKARGSVLMETNPPAGWPPAKAIATGDLNNDLRTDAVLAAADRLVCVFSGLTNRVELPLGNFHVNGLLLVDYDNDGWLDVCAYGDGLRIWRNLGNAGFQETTRELGLDGLVKGRVESVAAADFDNDCDTDLLLSVEGQGLQLLRNNGGNANQQLKLRLVGNRSNASGLGVRVEVAAGRWRTMRTVQALPAEIGVGKHGQLDSVTAHWFDTMMPITEARLDRCEPLTLVELMLPTGSCPYLYAWDGKHFRFVTDILGAAPAGLRLTDDRFIEADEDEFVWLGDESMFQPRDGNYRLQVTEELREVLYLDAAQLVAVDHPLGTEVHTTGKLLPGKPFPPHEIVTLHNRHALKQAVRSDGADVTTALNDSDGHFASPVQLRIPQLRGLAEPWSVTLDFGPLTVDRPLMLALTGWLRFGGGMANVAASHDPNLPFPFPTLEAETARGRWEPVDVVVGAPCGKTKTIIVDLTGKLPAGSRRLRLSTAFEIHWDRIALFERLDDAGTKIARLNPDVADLHWRGFSRFEDLPSCFPLTPNYEKVVQRANWRITPTGWCTRYGDVRQLVERRDDALVLLNGGDELTLKFAENRLPAKLSGHTRDFFFYSSGWDKDSDFHCEKGWLVEPIPWHGMNDQLYGRQQRPVIDGDWWIKKYNTRWVGPLTLDRRSQ from the coding sequence ATGAAGCCCAGCGGTACCGATCACTCCGAGCGCCGCGTTCCAGCTTATTTTTTTATCGCCCTCGCGGGCGCTCTGTTCGCGCTTTTTTTCGTCTTCTGGTTTCGGCGGCAATCTTCGGGCGGCGATGAATTTGCCCGGCTGATGAACACCGGCAAGGGCTACTATGAACAGGGCGAGGCGGCCAGGGCCATTGACGCGTTTCAAAAAGCGGTCGCCCTGCAGCCGACTCATCCCGACGCGCTGCTCAATCTCGCCAATGCCTGCCTGCTCGCGGACCAGGGCGAAAACGCAGTCCAATTCGCGCAACAGGTGCTGGGCATTGACCCGCAATCGGCCGCGGCCTGCTATGTCGCCGGTTGCGCGAACCTGCGGCTGCGGAAGTTCGAGGAGGCGGTCAGGTTCCTGCAGCAGGCCAAGGACATTGACCGCAAGGTGAACGCAGTCAGCTTCCAGCTCGGGCGCGCGCAAATGGAACTCGGGCACTTCGAGGACGCGGCCCGCGAGTTTTCGGAAATCGTCCAGTTTGAACCGGACTATCCGTCCGCGAATTTTTTTCTCGGCCAGGCACTGTTGCGACTGGGCCGCCAGGAGGAGGCGAAACAGGCGCTGGATCGTCATCAACAGTTGATTTCGGGAAAACCAAACCCGCCCGCGAATGCCGCGACCTTCGAGCGCTGCGTTTACACGCAAATGCGCGTCCCGTTCCAGCTGGAGCAGCCGGAGCGGCGCGGCGTGAAGGTCGTTTTTGAGGACGCGACGCAAAACGCCTTCGGTGGCACGGCCAAAAATTTCCACGGACCAGTCGGGGTGCTGGACATCAACCATCGCGGAGCGAACGACCTGTTCGTTGGCGAGGGCGATGGCGGTTTTCGCGTGCTTCTGAACACCAATGGAACGTTCCAGCCGCAGGGCGAGCCGACGACCGGGAAGCCTGGTTCAAGGTACACGCGTTGCCTTGTGGGCGACGTGAACAACGATCGTTACGACGATGTGCTGGTGCTCGGTGAATCGGGGCTGCGGCTCTTCAAGTTTGCGACTAACGGCGTCGCGACCGACGTCACCCAGTTCTCGCGGCTGAACGATTCGCCCGCCGTTGACGGCGCGCTCGTCGATCTCGATTTCACGGGCAAGCTCGATTTGCTGCTCATTACGCCGGGCGACCGCAAGGTCCGCGTGCTGCGCAACCTTGGCGCCAGCAGCGGCAGCCCTTACTTCAAGGACATCACCGCCACGTCTGGGGTGCCCGCGTCCGTGACGGGCGTGGCGCAACTGGTCGTGGACGACTGGAACAACGACGACGTGATGGACCTGTTGGTTGCCCGCGACGCGCAACCGCCCCTCGTGCTCACCAAGGCGCGCGGCAGCGTGCTGATGGAGACGAATCCGCCTGCCGGCTGGCCGCCGGCGAAGGCGATCGCGACCGGCGACCTCAACAATGATTTGCGAACGGACGCAGTCCTCGCCGCGGCGGACAGGCTGGTCTGTGTTTTCAGCGGATTGACGAACCGTGTCGAGCTGCCGCTGGGAAATTTTCATGTGAACGGCTTGCTGCTCGTCGATTACGACAACGACGGCTGGCTCGATGTCTGCGCGTACGGGGACGGTTTACGGATCTGGCGGAACCTGGGCAATGCCGGTTTTCAGGAAACAACCAGGGAACTCGGGCTGGACGGACTCGTCAAAGGCCGGGTCGAATCCGTGGCCGCCGCGGATTTTGACAATGACTGCGATACGGATTTGTTGCTCAGCGTCGAAGGGCAGGGGCTGCAATTGCTCCGCAACAATGGCGGCAACGCAAACCAACAACTGAAGCTCCGGCTGGTCGGCAACCGATCCAACGCCAGCGGCCTCGGCGTGCGCGTCGAAGTCGCCGCCGGGCGATGGCGGACGATGCGGACCGTGCAGGCGCTTCCGGCCGAGATCGGGGTTGGTAAACACGGTCAGCTCGATTCCGTCACGGCGCACTGGTTCGACACCATGATGCCGATCACAGAGGCGAGACTCGACCGCTGTGAGCCATTGACCTTGGTCGAACTGATGCTGCCGACCGGTTCGTGTCCGTATCTCTATGCGTGGGACGGAAAACATTTTCGATTCGTCACGGACATCCTCGGTGCAGCGCCGGCCGGATTACGTTTGACCGATGATCGTTTCATTGAGGCGGACGAGGACGAGTTCGTGTGGCTCGGCGACGAATCGATGTTTCAGCCGCGCGATGGAAACTACCGGTTGCAGGTCACGGAAGAACTGCGTGAAGTGCTTTATCTGGATGCGGCACAACTGGTGGCCGTGGACCATCCGTTGGGGACGGAAGTGCACACAACCGGAAAACTGCTTCCCGGGAAACCCTTTCCACCGCACGAAATCGTCACACTGCACAATCGTCATGCGTTGAAGCAGGCGGTGCGCAGTGATGGTGCGGACGTGACCACCGCCCTGAACGACAGTGACGGACATTTCGCTTCGCCGGTTCAACTTCGCATTCCTCAATTGCGTGGTCTGGCGGAGCCGTGGAGCGTCACGCTCGACTTCGGTCCGCTGACCGTTGATCGCCCGCTGATGCTGGCGCTGACGGGATGGCTGCGTTTCGGCGGTGGCATGGCGAACGTCGCGGCGTCGCACGATCCGAATCTTCCGTTTCCGTTCCCAACGCTCGAAGCGGAAACGGCACGGGGTAGGTGGGAGCCGGTCGATGTGGTCGTCGGCGCGCCGTGCGGAAAAACGAAAACTATCATCGTGGATTTGACCGGTAAATTGCCGGCGGGCAGTCGTCGTTTGCGCCTGAGCACCGCGTTTGAAATTCATTGGGATCGCATCGCCTTGTTTGAGCGACTGGATGACGCGGGCACGAAGATCGCGCGGTTGAATCCCGACGTAGCCGATCTGCATTGGCGCGGCTTCAGCCGGTTCGAGGATTTGCCATCGTGTTTCCCGCTGACTCCAAATTACGAGAAGGTCGTTCAGCGGGCGAACTGGCGTATCACACCGACGGGTTGGTGCACGCGTTACGGTGACGTGAGGCAACTGGTCGAGCGCCGTGACGACGCGCTCGTGTTGTTGAATGGCGGCGATGAACTCACGCTAAAGTTCGCCGAGAATCGGTTGCCGGCGAAACTGTCGGGACACACGCGGGACTTTTTCTTCTATTCGTCCGGTTGGGACAAGGACTCTGACTTCCATTGCGAAAAGGGCTGGCTGGTCGAGCCGATTCCGTGGCATGGCATGAACGACCAGCTTTATGGCCGGCAGCAGCGCCCGGTCATCGATGGCGATTGGTGGATCAAGAAATACAACACCCGTTGGGTCGGGCCGTTGACGCTGGATCGCCGCAGCCAGTGA
- a CDS encoding molybdopterin-dependent oxidoreductase, giving the protein MNNPEQFLRDHRQLTRRYFLYLGVAGVTALDFLPLTANAKPPAPALAKAIKELEPWFTPPEKFRDVSRGKPLPHSLPDEKKRQVGLTRETWKLEVVSDPDNPAKIGHPLTKKVGTALDFDGLMKLAEKHVVRFAKTMTCLNIGCPLGTGIWEGVPLREVVWLTQPRENLRRIFYHGYHNDDPQQMFRSSLPVDRVLEDPFDLPPVILCYKLNGQWLDSERGGPVRVVVPEAYGFKSIKWVTHVVLSNLFHANDTYAEGNNDVDGWLKTFAATISVPREVKAGQPIPVTGYAQVGLAGLSKVQVWIQSNAVERPAGDPYFATAPWVDAEILPPPKHWGALPGGKIPAGTMGFDDATGKPRTWPMKLTKVHWAALLPGLPVGEYTLRCRTIDEKGNAQPMPRPFQKSGNAAIESVEITVKS; this is encoded by the coding sequence ATGAACAACCCGGAACAATTCCTTCGCGACCATCGGCAATTGACGCGGCGATATTTTCTGTATCTTGGCGTGGCAGGCGTCACTGCACTGGACTTTTTGCCGCTGACCGCCAACGCCAAACCACCCGCGCCCGCGCTGGCCAAAGCCATCAAAGAACTCGAACCCTGGTTCACGCCTCCGGAGAAATTCCGAGACGTGTCACGGGGCAAACCGCTGCCGCACTCACTGCCCGATGAGAAGAAACGGCAGGTCGGCCTCACGCGCGAGACTTGGAAACTCGAAGTTGTTTCGGATCCTGACAATCCGGCGAAGATCGGCCACCCCCTCACAAAGAAAGTCGGGACCGCCCTCGATTTTGATGGACTGATGAAGCTCGCCGAAAAACACGTCGTCCGGTTTGCGAAGACGATGACCTGCCTGAACATCGGCTGCCCGCTCGGCACCGGGATCTGGGAGGGCGTGCCGCTCCGCGAGGTGGTCTGGCTCACACAGCCGCGTGAGAACCTGCGCCGCATTTTTTATCACGGCTATCACAATGACGATCCTCAGCAGATGTTCCGGAGTTCGCTGCCGGTTGATCGCGTGCTCGAAGACCCGTTCGATCTGCCGCCAGTGATCCTGTGCTACAAACTCAACGGCCAATGGCTCGACAGCGAGCGCGGTGGCCCGGTGCGCGTGGTCGTGCCCGAGGCCTATGGCTTCAAATCCATCAAATGGGTTACGCACGTTGTCCTCAGCAACCTTTTTCACGCCAACGACACTTACGCCGAGGGCAACAACGACGTGGATGGCTGGCTCAAGACTTTCGCCGCGACAATCTCGGTCCCGCGCGAGGTGAAGGCCGGGCAGCCGATCCCGGTCACCGGCTACGCTCAAGTCGGCCTGGCCGGGTTGTCGAAGGTGCAGGTCTGGATTCAGTCGAACGCCGTCGAGCGGCCGGCCGGCGATCCGTACTTTGCTACCGCACCATGGGTCGACGCCGAAATCCTTCCGCCGCCGAAGCACTGGGGCGCTCTGCCGGGCGGGAAAATACCCGCAGGCACCATGGGTTTTGACGACGCAACCGGTAAGCCGCGTACGTGGCCGATGAAACTGACGAAAGTGCATTGGGCAGCGTTGCTACCCGGCCTTCCTGTTGGCGAATACACCTTGCGATGCCGGACGATTGACGAGAAAGGCAATGCCCAGCCGATGCCCCGCCCGTTCCAAAAGTCCGGCAACGCTGCCATCGAGTCTGTGGAAATAACCGTGAAGTCGTGA
- a CDS encoding PA0069 family radical SAM protein, which produces MQPVQSGPHARGAAENPPNRFEKIALEPDPDWYDPDEPAPRTQFFKDHSDSIVNYNDSPDIGFEASVNPYRGCEHGCIYCYARPFHEYLGFSSGLDFETKIMVKENAPELLRRELASSKWKPQTIAMSGVTDCYQPVERKLKLTRRCLEVLVEFRNPVGIVTKNHLVTRDADVLGELAKHDAAAVFVSVTTLDPELRKAMEPRTSPPASRLSAIETLSKAGIPVGVLVAPVIPGLTDHEIPAIIAAAVKAGARFASRVVLRLPYAVAPLFEQWLARSFPDRKDKVLNRVRAIRGGKLNDPRFGSRMSGEGIFAEQIDAMFNVACRKAGIEGNRPKLSAAAFRRAPGRQLSLFN; this is translated from the coding sequence ATGCAACCGGTTCAATCAGGGCCACACGCGCGCGGCGCGGCGGAGAATCCGCCGAACCGCTTCGAAAAAATCGCACTCGAACCGGACCCGGACTGGTATGATCCCGACGAACCCGCGCCAAGGACGCAGTTCTTCAAGGATCATTCCGATTCGATCGTCAACTATAACGACAGTCCCGACATCGGCTTTGAAGCCAGCGTGAATCCTTACCGCGGTTGCGAGCACGGCTGCATTTACTGTTACGCGCGTCCGTTTCACGAATACCTGGGCTTTTCGTCCGGCCTCGATTTCGAAACGAAAATAATGGTGAAGGAAAACGCGCCGGAGTTGTTGCGGCGCGAACTGGCTTCGTCCAAATGGAAACCTCAAACCATCGCCATGAGCGGCGTGACGGATTGCTACCAGCCGGTGGAACGCAAACTGAAACTGACGCGCCGCTGCCTGGAGGTCCTGGTCGAATTCCGCAACCCGGTCGGCATCGTAACAAAAAATCATCTTGTAACGCGCGACGCCGACGTGCTTGGCGAACTTGCGAAGCACGACGCCGCGGCTGTGTTCGTCTCCGTAACCACACTTGATCCTGAACTCCGCAAGGCAATGGAGCCGCGCACGTCGCCTCCGGCCAGCCGGCTGTCGGCCATCGAAACTTTGTCCAAAGCAGGCATTCCCGTTGGCGTGCTGGTCGCGCCGGTCATCCCTGGTCTTACCGATCACGAAATCCCCGCCATTATTGCCGCTGCGGTCAAAGCCGGCGCGCGATTCGCCAGCCGTGTGGTTCTGCGATTGCCCTACGCCGTGGCGCCGCTGTTCGAGCAGTGGCTGGCGCGGAGTTTTCCCGACCGGAAGGACAAGGTGCTCAATCGCGTCCGCGCCATTCGCGGCGGCAAACTGAATGATCCGCGCTTCGGCTCGCGCATGAGCGGCGAGGGCATTTTCGCCGAACAGATTGACGCGATGTTCAACGTTGCCTGCCGCAAGGCCGGCATCGAGGGCAACCGGCCCAAACTATCAGCCGCAGCATTTCGCCGGGCGCCGGGGCGACAACTCTCGCTTTTCAACTGA
- a CDS encoding S8 family peptidase, translated as MSLRFARGTFPARWRAGLAVGAGVLFYLWLSQREGVAQISNFSSSQATAAAYRPDRILIQPKAGISPVALASFHAAQKSEVLQTFAEIGGLQVLRVPAEETVPGLIAKYQQSGLVNFAEPDYFGRVFATPNDPKYLDGTLWGLNNTGQNGGTADADIDAPEGWDVLTSASNIIVAVLDTGVRYTHEDLATNMWVNSSDGGHGTNALAGTTDPSDDSGHGTMVAGILGAVGNNGKGVTGVAWQVQIMACKCFNNFGVGDVSAVVACLDYARANGARIVNASWGFTNSLALSNAFISVRDAGIVVVAAAGNAGTNIDIAPTYPASYDFDNVVTVAYTTRNDALGTNSNYGAANVDLAAPGENIYSTFGATDSFYYSNTGSSFAAPYVAGALALMLARYPAEAYRQIIDRLLNATDPLPSLSGKCATGGRLNLRNALSPFVRLAVIPATGAGPFQLRVTADPNRTCIIEISTDLASWSPVLTNATSAGGTFDFTDDLSTNSARRFYRAAFSP; from the coding sequence ATGTCGCTACGATTTGCCCGCGGAACATTCCCTGCCCGGTGGCGGGCCGGATTGGCCGTGGGAGCGGGAGTTTTGTTTTATCTGTGGCTCTCGCAGAGAGAGGGCGTTGCGCAGATTTCAAATTTTTCTTCGTCACAGGCTACGGCAGCGGCCTATCGTCCGGACCGGATTTTGATTCAACCGAAAGCGGGAATCAGTCCGGTCGCGCTTGCCAGCTTTCACGCGGCGCAAAAAAGCGAGGTGTTGCAAACATTTGCAGAAATCGGCGGCTTGCAGGTCTTGCGCGTGCCCGCGGAAGAAACGGTGCCCGGTCTTATTGCGAAATATCAGCAGAGTGGCTTGGTCAATTTCGCCGAACCGGATTATTTCGGGAGGGTCTTTGCCACACCCAATGACCCGAAGTATTTGGATGGCACGCTGTGGGGGCTGAACAACACCGGGCAAAACGGCGGCACCGCAGATGCAGACATAGACGCGCCCGAGGGCTGGGACGTGCTGACCTCGGCGAGCAATATCATCGTGGCGGTGTTGGACACGGGAGTGCGCTACACGCATGAAGACCTGGCGACGAACATGTGGGTGAATTCCAGCGACGGCGGCCACGGCACCAATGCCCTCGCCGGCACGACCGACCCGAGCGACGACAGCGGCCACGGCACGATGGTCGCCGGAATCCTGGGAGCGGTGGGCAACAACGGAAAGGGGGTGACCGGCGTGGCCTGGCAGGTGCAAATCATGGCGTGCAAGTGCTTCAACAACTTCGGCGTGGGCGACGTCTCGGCCGTCGTGGCCTGTCTGGATTACGCCCGCGCGAACGGAGCGAGAATCGTCAACGCGAGTTGGGGATTCACCAACTCCCTCGCGTTATCCAACGCGTTCATCAGCGTGCGTGACGCGGGCATCGTCGTTGTTGCCGCTGCCGGAAATGCCGGAACCAACATTGACATCGCCCCCACTTATCCCGCGAGCTACGATTTCGACAACGTCGTCACGGTTGCGTACACGACGCGCAACGACGCGCTGGGCACGAACTCCAACTACGGCGCGGCCAATGTGGACCTGGCAGCGCCGGGAGAAAACATTTATTCGACCTTTGGTGCGACGGATTCCTTTTATTACTCGAACACCGGGAGCTCGTTCGCCGCGCCATACGTGGCGGGTGCTCTGGCTTTGATGCTAGCCCGATACCCCGCGGAAGCTTATCGGCAAATCATCGATCGCCTCTTGAATGCCACGGACCCATTGCCGTCCCTTTCAGGCAAATGTGCGACGGGCGGCCGCCTCAATCTGCGAAACGCGCTGAGTCCGTTCGTCAGACTGGCGGTGATTCCGGCCACGGGTGCCGGGCCGTTTCAACTGCGCGTCACTGCCGATCCCAACCGAACTTGTATTATCGAGATTTCCACCGACCTGGCGAGCTGGTCGCCCGTCCTCACAAATGCCACTTCCGCCGGTGGAACTTTCGATTTTACGGACGACCTGTCTACGAATTCGGCGAGAAGATTTTATCGCGCCGCCTTCTCTCCGTAA
- a CDS encoding dihydrodipicolinate synthase family protein, with the protein MSRPTQTAVARRALLSRLFPSGVPTLWCPLVTHYDREGAIDEHRMAAHLRHLSPHIKGFLIPGSTGDGWELTDDETRRLLEMVLKQVGKLKLHLLIGVLKTDPAEMRRAFSDLVVSHLKTRFEARSPEKSASELAATCIRGFTFCPPRGSDLAQDRIKAELCSLLEVGMPTAIYQLPQITQNEMAPELVADLARRFPNFILFKDTSGADHVALSGQKLENVFLVRGAEGDYVRWLKAARGPYDGFLLSTANCFAREFHQIVEDIAGRRVKAAREMSERLTACINEVFGIVTGLPQGNPFANANKAIDHFFAHGPRADAAPPPRLHAGVFLPPEVIRATGNALSRHGLMPGKGYLE; encoded by the coding sequence ATGAGCCGCCCGACACAGACCGCCGTCGCGCGGAGGGCTTTGTTGTCCCGCTTGTTCCCGAGTGGCGTCCCCACGTTGTGGTGTCCGCTCGTGACGCATTATGATCGCGAGGGCGCCATTGATGAGCACAGGATGGCGGCGCACCTCCGGCACCTGTCGCCGCACATCAAAGGCTTTCTGATTCCAGGATCAACCGGCGACGGTTGGGAACTGACCGATGACGAAACGCGCCGGTTGCTGGAAATGGTCTTGAAACAGGTGGGGAAACTGAAATTGCATTTGCTCATCGGAGTGCTCAAGACAGACCCAGCTGAAATGCGACGGGCTTTCTCCGATCTCGTGGTGTCGCATCTCAAGACCCGTTTTGAAGCCCGCAGTCCCGAAAAATCCGCGAGTGAGCTTGCCGCCACATGCATCCGTGGTTTCACTTTTTGCCCTCCACGGGGAAGCGACCTGGCCCAGGACAGGATCAAGGCGGAGCTTTGTTCCTTGCTGGAGGTCGGAATGCCAACGGCCATCTATCAATTGCCCCAGATCACTCAAAATGAAATGGCGCCCGAACTGGTCGCCGATCTGGCCCGGCGATTTCCAAATTTCATCCTGTTCAAGGACACGAGCGGGGCGGACCACGTGGCGTTGTCCGGTCAAAAACTGGAGAATGTCTTCCTCGTGCGCGGCGCGGAAGGAGACTACGTCCGCTGGCTGAAGGCGGCCCGGGGACCGTACGATGGCTTTCTGTTGAGCACGGCCAACTGCTTCGCGCGTGAATTCCATCAGATCGTCGAAGACATTGCCGGCCGGCGCGTGAAGGCGGCCCGGGAGATGTCGGAACGCCTGACCGCATGCATCAACGAAGTCTTTGGCATCGTCACCGGTCTGCCTCAGGGCAACCCGTTCGCCAACGCAAACAAGGCGATCGACCATTTCTTTGCCCACGGCCCCAGGGCGGATGCCGCGCCGCCCCCACGCCTGCACGCCGGAGTTTTTTTGCCGCCTGAGGTCATCCGCGCGACCGGAAACGCGCTTTCGCGTCACGGGTTGATGCCGGGCAAAGGCTACCTCGAATAG
- a CDS encoding ThuA domain-containing protein — protein sequence MVAILVFATAGGVSHAADWQSLFDGKTLKGWKITDFAGHGEVNVENGQLMIHTGAMLTGVSWTNELPKIDYEVELEAMKVDGSDFFCGLTFPVADSFCTLIAGGWGGGVVGLSSLDGLDASENETTKYMKFDTGHWFHIRLRVTKGKIEAWIDNEKFVDQSIVDRRISLRPGDIDLSKPFGLATWQTTGAVRSIRIRPLSGGTPAKPVASNAPLKALFLTGGGYHDYKKLAPYLTENLSKRANVEFATAFDLNALTNANFAGPYDLVIYDVCFDDAPDMVLTNAMQAVRHGKPAVMIHCAVHAFRQSSHVHEWETCCGMRSKVHDPYGPFAVIKLEVNNPITKAFPDDWKTPGDELYQTISIEPQSHQLLKAKSPRDGREHVVCWTWQFGQGRVFATTLGHDLKTVESLDYLQLLANGLLWACGKLGDDGKPLAGYEGRSAR from the coding sequence TTGGTCGCGATTCTCGTGTTCGCCACCGCTGGCGGGGTGAGCCACGCCGCCGACTGGCAAAGCCTGTTCGACGGCAAGACGCTCAAAGGATGGAAGATCACGGACTTTGCCGGACACGGCGAGGTGAACGTCGAAAACGGCCAGCTCATGATTCACACCGGCGCGATGCTCACCGGCGTCAGTTGGACCAACGAGTTGCCGAAGATTGACTACGAGGTGGAACTCGAAGCGATGAAAGTCGATGGCAGCGATTTTTTCTGCGGCCTCACCTTCCCCGTGGCAGATTCTTTTTGCACGCTGATCGCCGGCGGCTGGGGCGGCGGAGTCGTCGGATTGTCCAGTCTCGACGGCTTGGACGCATCTGAAAACGAAACAACTAAGTACATGAAGTTCGATACCGGCCACTGGTTCCACATCCGGCTCCGGGTGACGAAAGGAAAGATCGAAGCATGGATCGACAACGAAAAGTTTGTCGATCAGTCGATCGTGGACCGGAGAATCTCGCTTCGTCCGGGTGATATTGACCTGTCGAAGCCATTCGGACTGGCGACCTGGCAAACGACCGGCGCGGTGCGCTCCATCAGAATTCGTCCGCTTTCCGGCGGCACACCGGCAAAACCGGTTGCCTCCAACGCGCCGTTGAAAGCCCTCTTCCTCACCGGTGGCGGTTATCACGACTACAAAAAACTCGCGCCTTACCTCACTGAGAATCTGAGCAAACGGGCGAACGTCGAGTTCGCCACTGCATTTGACCTGAACGCCCTGACCAACGCGAATTTCGCCGGCCCTTATGATCTGGTGATTTACGACGTTTGCTTCGACGACGCGCCGGACATGGTCCTTACGAATGCGATGCAGGCGGTGCGCCACGGCAAACCGGCGGTGATGATTCACTGCGCCGTACATGCGTTCCGGCAGTCGTCGCACGTGCACGAATGGGAAACCTGCTGCGGCATGAGGTCGAAGGTGCATGACCCGTACGGCCCGTTCGCAGTGATAAAACTCGAGGTCAACAATCCGATCACAAAGGCGTTCCCTGACGATTGGAAAACGCCCGGCGACGAGCTTTATCAAACCATTTCCATCGAGCCGCAGTCGCATCAACTGCTCAAAGCGAAAAGCCCGCGCGACGGCCGCGAACACGTCGTCTGCTGGACCTGGCAGTTCGGGCAGGGGCGCGTTTTCGCCACAACGCTCGGCCACGACCTCAAGACCGTGGAATCCCTCGATTATCTTCAACTTCTCGCCAACGGCCTGCTCTGGGCCTGCGGGAAACTGGGCGACGACGGCAAGCCGCTCGCAGGCTACGAAGGAAGAAGTGCGCGATGA